One Alnus glutinosa chromosome 13, dhAlnGlut1.1, whole genome shotgun sequence genomic window, TCACGTGGTGTTAGCAAATCTTGAAATGAAGAGGCACAATATTTGACCTTGAATATATACAAGCTAGGGACTGCGCGCAACAAAACCATGCACCTTCTCCCAAAACCTCTATCCAGAAGTATGCTCTTTCCTCATGCATCCTCTGCAACTTTCATGGCCAGTATCTTCGCCTTTTTTCTGTTCCTCTTCTTTCTATTATGGATATTAAGAAGGGCCCAAATAACTGCTCGTAAAACAACACTTCCACCACAAGCCGGTGGCGCGTGGCCTTTGATTGGCCACCTCCACCAATTACGAGGGACAACACCGGCCCATATAACATTGGGTAACATGGCCGATAAGTATGGATCGATCTTCACTATCCGGCTGGGCGTACATCGGGCTCTGATAGTGAGCAGTTGGGAGATAGCAAAAGAGTGTTTCACCACTAATGACAAAGCCTTTGCCAGCCGTCCAAAAGCTATAGCTACACAACTCATGGGCTACAACTATGCCATGTTTGGGTTTAGCCCTTACGGTCCTTACTGGCGCCAAGTGCGTAAAATAGCCACCCTCGAGCTCCTATCAAACCACCGCCTTGAGATGTTCAAAGACATCCGAGTGTCTGAGGTAAATACATCTATAAAAGAGATATATGAGGTCTGGGTCAAGAACAACAAGAAGTTGGTAGAGATGAAGAGATGGTTTGGGTCCACAACCCTAAATGTTTTATTTAGGATGGTTGTAGGGAAGCGATTTGATGGGACTGCAACCAAGGATGAGACTAATGAAGATAACGATCAGTGGCAGAAGTTAGTAAGAGATTTCTTTGAGTTGAGTGGTACGTTTGTGGTAGCAGATGCTCTTCCTTACCTAAGGTGGTTGGACTTGGGAGGGTACGAGAGGGCCATGAAGCGAACTGCAAAAGAATTTGATGATGTCGTTGAAGGTTGGTTAGAAGAACATAAGCAAAGGAAAGTTTCTGGTGAGGCAAAGGGACACCAAGACTTTATGGATTTGATGTTGTCTATTGTTACTGACGACGAAGAGATCTCTAATTATGATGCTGATACAATCACTAAAGCTACATGTCTGGTAAGCTTTTGATATACCCTATAACTAACTtcacatgtatatatacaacaagatgCATGTTCCTTGAATATTATGAACATATATGCATGAATATTTCGTTAAGTAGAGTGATTATCATTGATCAACTAGCTAGTATCAAATAGGCATAGGCATCATAGAGTTCATAGTTGTTTTGTAACCATTTTGATGATACATCCAAGAGAAAGATCATCAAGTCCATGACGAGAAAAATAAcaatcaaattaatatatataattggctTAACAATGTGAGGGAAGTACTGTTGGTTTATGGAAATTCTTCGTTTTAACAAAAGAGAAGTATATATGGTGGATATCCCCCCGTGTTGTCAGGTtgtgaaactatatatatatttggttaagTCTATCCAAAAGCTAGACGGCTAGTGGTCCaatattcaaactttttttgcCTGACCATCTAAAACTTCGACTTTGGTACTTTTGCAGACCCTTATCCTAGCGGGCACAGATACTACAACAGTAACAATGACATGGTCTCTCTCTTTGCTTCTTAACAACCGGGAAGCCCTAAAGAAAGCAAAACAAGAGTTAGATGTTCAGATTGGCAGGGAGAGGCAAGTAAATGAATCTGACATGAAAAACCTGGTCTATCTCCAAGCTATCCTCAAAGAAACAATGCGTTTATATCCTGCTGGACCGCTCTCTGTCCCGCACGAATCCATGGAAGACTGCACTTTGGCTGGCTATCACGTTCCAGCAGGCACACGACTTCTTGTTAATCTCTCAAAGCTCCATCGAGACCCACATGTGTGGTCTGATCCAAATGAATTTCGGCCAGAAAGATTCCTAACAACCCATCTGGATGTTGACGCTAGGGGCCAGCATTTCGAGTTTATACCATTTGGCACCGGCAGAAGAGGGTGCGCGGGAATCTCTCTTGCGTTGCAAGTTATGCATCTCACACTTGCCACCTTGTTGCACGCTTTTGAAATTACAACCCCGTCAAATGAGCCCGTGGACATGACTGAGAAAGTCGGACTTACCAACATGAAAACCACACCACTTGAAGTCCATCTCACTCCACGCCTTCCTACCCATGTATATGCATGATTTGATGATTAGATATTTGATCATTAAAATGCAAGCTAGTATATATTTGGTTGTACTAATAGTACTTATATATGCATGAAAATTGGAATCATGTACCAGAGTTCTTAGACATAAAGTatctaaattaatatatattatgttgtctacaaaaatatatacatgGATGTATGGGCTTTGTTAAATGGAGAGGCGTCACTGGGGCGAGCCCCTCCACGTACGTGCTTCTGGAATCCTAAAGTGCATAAAAACCAAGTGTTATAAATGGTTTTCTTTTTACGTATAATAAaggttatttttcttaatcaactaaaaacattttcaggTTGACCAATATTTTACACTAGGCAGACACTCAAAATTAGAgaacattttttacaaaatattttacgtcaaaacaaaagagaataaataaataaataaataaaattaaccctGAGATCAACTCGACAAAAATTCAGCTCAAACTCATATACACTGAAATAACTTAAATAGGTCCACTAGTAAATCAATCCAACGAATAAAAAAacttgatttgtaatttttaaagcCCACCTAATACACTGAAACTCGAACACAGAGCAGCAGAAACCAAAATCGACTTTAAACAATTCAATGTATCTTAAAGCCCACCTAATAATTAGTTTGGttagcaaaaaaacaaataaaaaaatacaataaaaaaagaaatagaaactcAGAACCCCAGTAACCAAGTTCCAAGTTCTTTTTTTCACTGATACATTTTCTcataaaccaaacaaaacatacaagtaattttttattttttttataaaaaaaaaaaacttcacttaacccatTAACTTCTATCAATTTTGCAGTCTCCttccaaaatttgaaattctcaatttagtgtatgtaattttttaattttttgcaatctcaccccTCCTATTAGGGTTTGAGGTTAACTCAGATGgtgaaatgaaaaaataaccTTTATACctctataaattttataaaatcacccttaaattacaattattattattattttttttagaaaaaaagtattttgaaattttctaacCCTTgagttaggatttaacggaaaatcctaacatAAGGGTgagattacaaattttttaaagttcatCACTtctaattgataatttttaaactttggaataaatTTGCAAAAGTGACGACAGTTGAATAAGTtaaagtgaagttttccctttaaAAAACAACGAAAAATATGACCCATTTACTACTttc contains:
- the LOC133854958 gene encoding cytochrome P450 CYP82D47-like, coding for MHLLPKPLSRSMLFPHASSATFMASIFAFFLFLFFLLWILRRAQITARKTTLPPQAGGAWPLIGHLHQLRGTTPAHITLGNMADKYGSIFTIRLGVHRALIVSSWEIAKECFTTNDKAFASRPKAIATQLMGYNYAMFGFSPYGPYWRQVRKIATLELLSNHRLEMFKDIRVSEVNTSIKEIYEVWVKNNKKLVEMKRWFGSTTLNVLFRMVVGKRFDGTATKDETNEDNDQWQKLVRDFFELSGTFVVADALPYLRWLDLGGYERAMKRTAKEFDDVVEGWLEEHKQRKVSGEAKGHQDFMDLMLSIVTDDEEISNYDADTITKATCLTLILAGTDTTTVTMTWSLSLLLNNREALKKAKQELDVQIGRERQVNESDMKNLVYLQAILKETMRLYPAGPLSVPHESMEDCTLAGYHVPAGTRLLVNLSKLHRDPHVWSDPNEFRPERFLTTHLDVDARGQHFEFIPFGTGRRGCAGISLALQVMHLTLATLLHAFEITTPSNEPVDMTEKVGLTNMKTTPLEVHLTPRLPTHVYA